The Leptodactylus fuscus isolate aLepFus1 chromosome 3, aLepFus1.hap2, whole genome shotgun sequence genome has a segment encoding these proteins:
- the TMEM87B gene encoding transmembrane protein 87B, which translates to MVAAHIARLVSLMVVCLWLGLYEVEAVPEQGIWSSPMSNDEKPVLFRKILFNSTYIRVKLEKIVCSSSMKITVEWYLKYHKCYNEITTIEDLQTIVPKLFSERNEENSLTVDCDAQSLSMTLRNKKLSESSPHQMDVVAQTRQDGPHVFALRLSSESKEKWSLTVTTSMEGPHGYISASEWPLLIFYMVMCIMYIVLGLMWFLWSACYWKDLFRIQFWIAAVIFLGMLEKAVFYAEYQNMNSTGVSSPGLLIFAELVSAIKRTLARLLVTIVSLGYGIVKPRLGSVMHRVVGMGVLYLIFATIEAVMRVIGTKESDLVLLASIPLALLDSALCWWIFVSLAQTMKTLKIRKNVVKYSLYRHFTNTLIFAILASVVFMAWTVKKFRLTDCPSDWMELWVDDAFWRFLFSFVLLVIMFLWRPSANNQRYAFTPLMDDSDDEVEEFIVTEHLEGMKLRGTKTEPNGTTKSNATSADEDLKWVEENIPSSFADIALPVLLDSDEEIMMTKYEMSKKE; encoded by the exons ATGGTGGCCGCCCACATCGCTCGCCTCGTCTCTCTGATGGTTGTGTGTCTGTGGCTGGGCCTGTATGAGGTAGAAGCGGTACCGGAGCAGGGGATATGGAGTTCTCCGATGTCTAAT gatGAAAAGCCTGTCTTGTTTAGAAAGATCTTGTTCAACAGTACATACATACGTGTAAAAC TTGAAAAAATAGTTTGTTCGAGTTCAATGAAGATTACGGTGGAATGGTATCTGAAATATCATAAATGTTACAATGAAATCACCACCATCGAA GATCTTCAAACGATTGTTCCTAAACTATTTTCTGAGAGAAATGAAGAAAACTCTCTGACTGTTGATTGTGACGCACAAAGCCTTTCCATGACACTACGGAAT AAAAAGTTATCAGAGAGCTCTCCACATCAG ATGGATGTTGTGGCACAGACTCGGCAAGATGGACCCCATGTGTTTGCACTGCGTTTATCCTCAGAGTCCAAGGAAAAATGGAGTTTAACAG TGACTACCTCAATGGAAGGCCCTCATGGGTATATCTCTGCTTCAGAATGGCCATTGCTGATT TTCTACATGGTAATGTGCATTATGTACATTGTGCTCGGACTAATGTGGTTTCTCTGGTCTGCCTGCTATTGGAAGGACTTGTTTAGAATCCAGTTTTGGATCGCTGCGGTTATTTTTTTAGGAATGCTggaaaaagcagtgttttatgccgaataTCAAAACATGAACAGCACTGGAGTGTCTT CTCCTGGGCTTCTCATATTTGCGGAACTGGTTTCTGCAATTAAAAGAACATTGGCTCGGCTATTAGTGACCATCGTCAGCTTGGGATATGGTATAGTAAA GCCACGGTTAGGATCAGTCATGCATCGTGTGGTTGGAATGGGAGTTCTCTATCTGATATTCGCCACTATTGAAGCAGTTATGAGAGTCATTGGG ACAAAAGAATCAGATTTGGTGCTGCTAGCAAGTATCCCCCTAGCTCTCCTGGACTCTGCTTTGTGCTGGTGGATAT TTGTAAGTCTGGCACAAACAATGAAGACACTAAAGATAAGGAAGAATGTAGTAAAATATTCGTTGTATAGACACTTTACCAACACCTTGATTTTTGCTATATTAG CTTCTGTTGTGTTTATGGCTTGGACAGTAAAAAAGTTCAGATTGACAGATTGTCCATCT GACTGGATGGAGCTGTGGGTGGATGATGCTTTCTGGAGATTCCTGTTTTCTTTTGTATTATTAGTTATCATGTTTCTCTGGAGACCGTCTGCAAACAACCAAAG GTATGCATTCACCCCTCTCATGGATGATTCGGATGATGAAGTGGAAGAATTTATTGTAACAGAACACTTAG AAGGGATGAAGCTTAGAGGAACAAAGACCGAGCCCAATGGAACAACCAAGTCTAATGCTACTAGTGCT GATGAAGACTTAAAATGGGTTGAAGAAAATATCCCGTCCTCTTTTGCTGACAT tgcaCTTCCAGTATTACTGGACTCTGATGAG GAAATCATGATGACCAAATATGAAATGTCAAAAAAGGAGTGA